A window of the Hordeum vulgare subsp. vulgare chromosome 5H, MorexV3_pseudomolecules_assembly, whole genome shotgun sequence genome harbors these coding sequences:
- the LOC123395559 gene encoding brassinosteroid-responsive RING protein 1-like, translating to MGFPAVYSEMPRLLLNLLFLLGHLRRLSSWLLRLVGAGVDQDLSFDYSDAAYFADHHHQHHGHGLDELEEHSPSVRFDALSAASTGDDPTPLLPEGCAVCLGDFHGAARVRRPRACRHVFHRGCLDRWASHGHRTCPLCRAPLLPSPTTAPVLLPLPAS from the coding sequence ATGGGGTTCCCGGCGGTGTACTCGGAGATGCCCAggctgctcctcaacctgctcttCCTGCTCGGCCACCTGCGCCGCCTCTCCTCATGGCTGCTCCGCCTCGTCGGCGCCGGCGTCGACCAAGACCTCAGCTTCGACTACTCGGACGCCGCCTACTTCGCCGACCACCACCATCAGCACCACGGCCACGGTCTCGACGAGCTGGAGGAGCACTCTCCGTCCGTGCGTTTCGACGCGCTCTCCGCTGCTTCCACCGGAGATGACCCCACCCCGCTGCTGCCGGAGGGCTGCGCGGTGTGCCTCGGCGACTTCCACGGCGCCGCCCGGGTGCGCCGGCCGCGCGCGTGCCGGCACGTCTTCCACCGCGGGTGCCTCGACCGCTGGGCCTCCCACGGCCACCGCACCTGCCCGCTCTGCCGGGCGCCGCTGCTCCCTTCGCCGACGACGGCGCCCGTCCTCCTGCCGCTCCCGGCGTCGTGA